The DNA window TGCCCATTTGTTTTCTCGTCACAATGCTTGTATTCAACACCCATTATTGCATAAGATCGCCGCTTCGCCGATAGGAATTATTCCGACGGACTCGGTGCTCTTCGGTAGTTCATCATTATTACGATCATCCACTTCATGAATCATCTCTATCCTTCGAAGATTGTCCGATGGGTGTTACTATGCTGCCTGATATCAACAGCCATCGGCTGCGGATACATCATTGATCCACCCAAACCATACTCCGGTTGGACGATGAACACGCTCTGCTGGAGTACCGATGGGACTAAGCTCTTTGTGTCCGGCACACAATCTGACACGTCGTATGAGAGCAATTTAGGCATCTACGATAGTACCGGTACGCTTATTCAAGAGTTCGACTCCCTGTCATTTGCAACTGGGTACTACAGTCAATCCGCAGCCAGCTCCGATCCTCAGTCACTATTATTTCAACAAGGTAGTTTAAATCCGTTCGTCATGCGGTACTTCCCGTTGTCGGATTCTACCTCAATCATCGCAGGCGGCTATATGTATGCAATTTCCCCCGATAGGCGCCTTTTATTGCTCGGACCAACATCGTATAACAATACAAGAGCTCGGATGCTGGTGGTTGATGTGAGCGGCCCGACACCACGAACCGTCTTAAGTTGGGACGAGGATATTGGTCCGAGTCGTAGTATTGGTGTGTGGCTGTCTTCGACACGATTCGCATATCCATCGCACAATTCGCTGAACCTCGAACATCTTGTGATCCGCGATACCTCAGGTGCAATTCTCGATTCGATCGAGTTTACTCACAGTCCGTTCGATCCGGGGTCGATGCCTGCCAACGTGTGTTTTGCACAGGGGACGTTCTTCTTTAGTACTAGTGCTGGCGTGACAAGAGTCGATTCGGCCACGAAGCAAATATCCACCATCTCGGCCGATGTCAGTTCGAATATGCAGATCGCTCAAGATGCATCGTTCGTCGTGTACCGCAGCTCCACCAACTATCAGGTGTCGATCCTCAATTTAAAGACTGGTCGTATCCAGTCGTTGGGAATATCTCCGAGCTTCTTCGTTCTTAGTCCGGACTCACGGCACCTTGCAGTGTCGTCGAGATCGTCTTCAAAGACTCTGCCTAAAACTCTTGATATTCGTTCGGTGAGTGCACCGTAATCGAACACATATCTACAGACTGATAACAAAACGCCACTGCTTCCCTTAGACGGGAGCAGTGGCGTTCGCATTCAGATATTCGGCTGATGGAAACCCTTAGTTTCCGAACCGGCCGAGGATCTGTGCTTCACTGGCAGCAGTGTATGCCCGAATGACCATTGAACGATCGACTTTGTGGAAGTCGTTGTCGGGGTCGAGATCCAGCAATACAGCACCCGCAGCAATGATGCCGATGTGTTCGGCGTCTGAGCCGCGCGAGAAGTTCGGCGCTTCAACTGCGAGCATCGAACGCGGTATCTCCACCGTATGGTGGCGATGCCGTTCGTCGGAAACGGTACAGCGGAAGTAATCCGGCCCTTCCTGCCACTTCACCAGTGTGACATTGACCATGCGTGTATCCTCCTTTGTTACTCTTGATGAGAAATGATCGGACTCTTGCCCAACCTCTCGCCTATTCCAAAGGTTCATCCTCGAAGGTTATCCGTTCGTGATATTTTCTTAGCAGGATCATTAACGCCGAACGGCTGAAAATGAGAAAAGTCTCATGAACCTTTATTAAGACTTAATCTTTATTACTGACGTCAATACGCAAGGATGACGGGGCGGGTATGTGGGCCGAGGTTCACTTTCCATCATCTGCGCTATGTATCTCAATCCTACAATCAAATTACTTGCTATTCTTGGAGTGGCAAGCGTCGTATCGTCGTGCAAGAGTACTTCCGAACCTGAGACCTCGGTAGAGGCGAAGAAGATAGAAGTGGGAAGAAATATATTCTTCGATACGAAATTATCAAACCCTGTCGGTCAATCGTGCGCAAGTTGTCACTCCGCGTCGACAGGCTTCAGTGATCCGAACCATGCGATCGTCTCTGAAGGAGCGGTGAGCGGATTATTCGGCAATCGAAATGCACCGTCCATCGGATATGCATCTTTCACTCCGCTGCTTCACTATGATACTACCGATTCCACCTGGGTCGGCGGTCTCTTCCTCGACGGCAGGGTCAATACGCTCGAAGAGCAGGCCAAAAAGCCGTTTCTCAACCACCTCGAGATGAATAATACCTCTGTTGCGATGTTGGCGAGCAAGCTACGGGCAGCATCGTACTATCCTCTCTTTGCAGAAGTATTCGGGACAACCGCTTCGGATGATTCCGTGTACGAATATATCGCGCAGGCAATTGCCGCATTCGAACGTACTTCGGCGTTCGCGCAATTCACATCGAAGTACGACTACTACCTCAAAGGAATGGCGACGCTCTCCGAACAGGAAATGCGCGGACTTCGGCTCTTCGAAGATACAGCCAAGGGGATGTGTGCAAATTGCCATATTACAACTCCCGATGCGACAAGCGGGAAGGTACTCTTTACAGACTTCACCTACGATAACATCGGCGTCCCCAAAAATCCGAACAACCCATACTACACGCTAAGTGCGAACGAGAATCCGAGCGGCAATAATTATATCGACCGAGGACTTGGTCCGATCGTCGGGCAGAGCGAGTCCGACGGTCAGTTCAAAGTACCGTCCCTTCGCAATGCGGCCGTATCCGGTCCATACTTTCATAACGGATATTTCTCGACGCTTGAAGAAGTGGTTCACTGGTACAACGTTCGCGACTCAGCGACTGCCGCAGGTGGCTTCCCTCCCCCGGAAATCGAAGGGAATGTCAATCATGAAGAGTTGGGTCATCTACACCTCAGTCCTCAGGAAGAAGCGGATATCGTTGCATTCATAAAGACACTGACGGACGGATACAAATAAGTCGTCGCTGTCGCCGTGGGAAGTGGCTCAGTGTGTGGCGTCTACCTGAGCCACTGTTCGGCATCGAAACCGGATGCGTACTTCGCTGACAAAACGGGGCCAAAATCGACCGGATCTGTGTTCCTATTGCCAATGAAATCGCTCCTACAGCTCATACCTTATTTCAAGCGCCATCGTTGGAAGTACGTTTGGGGACTCCTGTTCACGATCCTCTCGGCACTTGCGACCGCATTTCTGCCTCGATACGTCGGTCATGCCATCGATTCGCTTCAGGCGGGCACGGCAACGACAGCTTCGCTGCTTCGCGACGCAGGTATCGTGATCGCGACAGCGGTAGCCTCCGGATATCTGTTCTATTTGGTGCGCCAAAATACGATCGTGGCAAGCCGCGAGATCGAGTACGATCTGCGCAACGATTTCTTGCGTCACCTTCTGAAGCTCTCGATGCGATACTTCCAGAACACCCCCCAGGGTGAAGTGATGGCATACGCGACGAACGACATCAATGCAGTGCGAAACTTCGTCGGACCGGCGATCATGTATGCCGGTGATACGATCTCGACATTCGTATTCACCTTGTTTTTCATGATTACGATCAGCCCGAGGCTCTCACTGATCACGCTTGCGCCGCTGCCGCTGATGTCGGTTGCCGTGTATCTGATCGGCAGAAAATCGCATCCCCTGTTCGACGCCGTACAAGCGCACTACTCGGATATTACCGCTCATGCGACGGAATCGATCAGCGGCACGAAAGTCGTCAAAGCATATGTCCGCGAAGAGTACGAATCGAAGGTGTTCGATGAACTGAGCTACGGGTACTATCTCAAGAACATGCGTCTCGTCAAGCTCCAAGGCTTGATGATGCCTGCAATCTTTGGTTTTGTTGGGCTTTCTATCGTCTTACTTCTCTTGTTTGCCGCACCGAACATCATGTCCGGCCAGATGAAGTTGGGCGAAGTAACGCAGTTCATCATCTACCTTGGCATGCTCACATGGCCGTTCATTGGCATCGGCATCATCACAAATATGGTGCAGCGTGCGGCGGCCTCGATGACCAGGCTCGATAAGGTGATGACGCTTGTGCCCGATATTGCCAATGGTGCATCTGTTGATCCGTCGATCAATTCAATTGACGGTGAAATCGAGTTTCGTAACGTGCGCTTCCGCTATCGCGAAGAACTGCCGGAGGTATTACGCGGGATCTCACTGAAGATCCGGCGCGGACAAACACTCGCCATCATCGGAAAAACCGGCAGCGGCAAATCGTCATTCGTTCAGCTCATCCCGCGCCTCTACGACATAACGGCCGGACAACTACTCGTCGATGGGCACGACATCAAAACGATCCCAATCGAGGTACTGCGCGAACACATCGGCGTCGTGCAACAGGAGTCGTTTCTCTTTAGCGAGACGATTCGTGAGAATATTGCATATGGTCTCGACAACCCTCGTTCTCCACGCGTCGAAGAAGCAGCTCGATCGGCGGAGATCTATCAGGACATCGCAGATTTCCCGAACGGCTTCGAGACGATCGTGGGTGAACGCGGTATTACACTCTCCGGCGGACAGAAGCAGCGTACGGCGCTCTCGCGTGCCATCGCTCGCGACCCGAAGATCCTAATCCTCGACGATGCAATGAGCGCGGTCGATACACACACCGAAGAGCGAATCCTCTCGAACATGCGTTCGGTGATGAACGGCCGGACCAGCATTATTATCAGTCACCGAATCTCTACTGTCAAGGATGCGGATATGATCATCGTCCTCGACGACGGGCTCATCGCCGAACAAGGTACCCATGAAGAATTATTGAATCTCAGGGGACAGTATCACGATCTTTACCGGAAGCAACTGCTGGAGGAAGCGTTGCAGAACGCGTAGAGCATCATTCCCTCGGGAACAGAACGCAAATATCGTTGCCCTACTCTTCGAAATCGGGCAGCATGAGCTTTTCGATCATTCGCCCGATCTTCTCTGTCTTTTCGAAGAGGGGCTTGATCTCAACCTCGGGGACATACTTAAATCTGGCGGCGAGTTCAAGGTGCGTCTGCAACATCCCAAGTGTTGCAAGCGCGTAGGCGTAGAACCGGAATTCCATCCCTTTGCGCCCGCACGAATACCCTGCGCCGATCTTCGCAGGTATCTTAATTGCGACATTTCTCATCTGCCGAATCAGCACCGCTTCTTCGTTCGACGGGAATCGATCGCTGATGGCGTACACTTCTTGCACTAATTCCATCGCAGAATGCCATACGTCAAGATCCTCGAATGCTTTGATGTTCTTCATTGGGATGGGATGAATGGGTTGTGAATGCTGAACGACACTCGTGATCGCGACCGCCGCGGCACAGGGTGCTCCGCGGCGGTCAGGATCGAACAATACCCTACCGATGCATTATCCGTGCAATGCGGAATAGCCGGCCTCGCCGTCGAAGCTCGAAAGATTCTCGGTCTTCACGACGTCATAGCCTGCCTTGCTGATGCCGGTGATCACATCTACCACCTGCTGATACGAACACGTACCGTTCTCTGCGGCAAGGAACCGGGCACGCCAGAAATCGGTGTAGGATGCAACCGGCTGTGCATTCGGATACACCTTCACGCCTTTGTTCTCGATGATCGAAAGCTTGAGATTGCCGGACGACACTTTCTCGATATCGGCCCCGATCTTTTGCGGTTCACCACCGCTATAGTCAAGAAAAATATCCACGCCGTGCAATTCCTTTTTGGCCTTGTACGACGACTTCGGCGTGACGCCAAGCTTCATCGCTTCATTGGCCTTGCTATAGTCAGCCACTTTCAAGAGCTGCGGCTTTTGGCCAATGCGAGCGATGACTGCTTCAGCGAACTGCTTCGTCCCGACCTTCTGCTTGCTGACACCATCTTTGAAGATGTCGTAGGTGTGCACTCCGTCCTCAAGTGTGCGAAGCCATGCGTTATGCACCTTCTCAGCCACATCGTTCTGTCCGATATGCACGAGCATCATCACG is part of the Bacteroidota bacterium genome and encodes:
- a CDS encoding four helix bundle protein, which codes for MKNIKAFEDLDVWHSAMELVQEVYAISDRFPSNEEAVLIRQMRNVAIKIPAKIGAGYSCGRKGMEFRFYAYALATLGMLQTHLELAARFKYVPEVEIKPLFEKTEKIGRMIEKLMLPDFEE
- a CDS encoding ABC transporter ATP-binding protein; protein product: MKSLLQLIPYFKRHRWKYVWGLLFTILSALATAFLPRYVGHAIDSLQAGTATTASLLRDAGIVIATAVASGYLFYLVRQNTIVASREIEYDLRNDFLRHLLKLSMRYFQNTPQGEVMAYATNDINAVRNFVGPAIMYAGDTISTFVFTLFFMITISPRLSLITLAPLPLMSVAVYLIGRKSHPLFDAVQAHYSDITAHATESISGTKVVKAYVREEYESKVFDELSYGYYLKNMRLVKLQGLMMPAIFGFVGLSIVLLLLFAAPNIMSGQMKLGEVTQFIIYLGMLTWPFIGIGIITNMVQRAAASMTRLDKVMTLVPDIANGASVDPSINSIDGEIEFRNVRFRYREELPEVLRGISLKIRRGQTLAIIGKTGSGKSSFVQLIPRLYDITAGQLLVDGHDIKTIPIEVLREHIGVVQQESFLFSETIRENIAYGLDNPRSPRVEEAARSAEIYQDIADFPNGFETIVGERGITLSGGQKQRTALSRAIARDPKILILDDAMSAVDTHTEERILSNMRSVMNGRTSIIISHRISTVKDADMIIVLDDGLIAEQGTHEELLNLRGQYHDLYRKQLLEEALQNA
- a CDS encoding c-type cytochrome translates to MYLNPTIKLLAILGVASVVSSCKSTSEPETSVEAKKIEVGRNIFFDTKLSNPVGQSCASCHSASTGFSDPNHAIVSEGAVSGLFGNRNAPSIGYASFTPLLHYDTTDSTWVGGLFLDGRVNTLEEQAKKPFLNHLEMNNTSVAMLASKLRAASYYPLFAEVFGTTASDDSVYEYIAQAIAAFERTSAFAQFTSKYDYYLKGMATLSEQEMRGLRLFEDTAKGMCANCHITTPDATSGKVLFTDFTYDNIGVPKNPNNPYYTLSANENPSGNNYIDRGLGPIVGQSESDGQFKVPSLRNAAVSGPYFHNGYFSTLEEVVHWYNVRDSATAAGGFPPPEIEGNVNHEELGHLHLSPQEEADIVAFIKTLTDGYK